One segment of Pseudodesulfovibrio sp. 5S69 DNA contains the following:
- a CDS encoding formate dehydrogenase accessory protein FdhE, which translates to MKSASDRKTVVSTLDIIKKRVPAYAELADKFGPLFVEKARLCDEFAAEGLTLPEIDEARTHQGVPVLVDADLAPWAEILKKSAAAMLPLLFDVLKPDENAWRKLEKFMDDADNIAGLAQARIEGNWKHFENTSVQLGIEPYTTLLYVSETVFSPVLRALVHGLGEPLSALAWDEGYCPVCGATPSIAQLSPREVTDLDQLVGGGGKKFLHCSLCGHDWRYKRNACPACGNDENESREVFYQENAKFERIEACHKCGKYCLSIDMRECEPLPDLDAVQIGLIHLDIFAREHDLIPISSTLWNSLE; encoded by the coding sequence ATGAAATCGGCTTCCGACCGGAAAACAGTAGTCTCGACCCTCGACATCATCAAGAAACGTGTTCCCGCCTATGCCGAGTTGGCCGACAAGTTCGGTCCGCTGTTTGTGGAAAAGGCCCGGCTGTGCGACGAATTCGCGGCCGAGGGATTGACCCTGCCCGAGATCGACGAGGCGCGCACCCACCAGGGCGTGCCCGTCCTGGTTGACGCGGACCTCGCCCCTTGGGCCGAGATCCTGAAGAAGTCGGCGGCGGCCATGCTGCCCCTGCTCTTCGACGTGTTGAAGCCGGACGAAAACGCCTGGCGGAAGCTTGAGAAATTCATGGACGACGCCGACAATATTGCGGGGCTTGCCCAGGCTCGCATCGAGGGCAATTGGAAACACTTTGAGAATACCTCCGTACAGCTTGGCATTGAACCGTATACCACGCTGCTGTATGTTTCAGAGACCGTTTTCTCGCCTGTTCTGCGTGCTTTGGTCCATGGTCTGGGCGAGCCCCTTTCCGCGCTCGCCTGGGACGAGGGGTACTGCCCCGTGTGCGGGGCCACGCCCTCCATCGCCCAGCTTTCCCCCAGGGAAGTGACTGATCTGGACCAGTTGGTGGGCGGCGGCGGCAAGAAGTTCCTGCACTGCTCCCTGTGCGGTCACGACTGGCGCTATAAGCGCAACGCCTGCCCGGCCTGCGGCAACGACGAGAACGAGTCGCGGGAGGTCTTCTACCAGGAGAATGCCAAGTTCGAGCGCATCGAGGCGTGCCACAAGTGCGGCAAGTACTGCCTGAGCATCGACATGCGGGAGTGCGAGCCCCTGCCGGACCTGGATGCCGTGCAGATCGGGCTGATCCATTTGGATATCTTCGCCCGCGAGCACGATCTGATCCCCATTTCCTCGACCCTCTGGAACAGCCTGGAGTAG